The Blattabacterium cuenoti genomic interval CATAGCATTATAAAATATTCTATATGCAGTATTTTTTTTACCATTTTTCATTAAATGATTTACAAAACGAGTAACAAGAACATCATGAAACTTAGGATCAGGAGAATACAATTTTTTTTTCTTCTTAATTTTTCTCATTTACTATTTTATTTTTTTTATCCATTTTAGCTCCATATTTGCTTCTACTTTTTTTCCTACCATTTACTCCGGCGGCATCTCTTGCTCCTCTAACTATTTTATATTTTACTCCTGGTAAATCTTTTACTCTTCCTCCTTTCACTAAAACAATGGAATGTTCTTGAAGATTATGTCCTTCTCCAGTTATATAACTAATTACTTCTTTTCCGTTTGTAAAGCGTACTCTAGCTACTTTTCTCATAGCAGAATTAGGTTTTTTAGGAGTAGTAGTATATACTCTAGTACAAACTCCTTTTTTTTGTGGACAAAAGTCTAATGCAATAGATTTACGTTTTTTATTTGGAGTTTTTCTACCTTTTCTAATTAATTGTTGTATTGTAGGCATAAAAATAACATTTATAAAATATCGAAAAA includes:
- the rpsL gene encoding 30S ribosomal protein S12, which produces MPTIQQLIRKGRKTPNKKRKSIALDFCPQKKGVCTRVYTTTPKKPNSAMRKVARVRFTNGKEVISYITGEGHNLQEHSIVLVKGGRVKDLPGVKYKIVRGARDAAGVNGRKKSRSKYGAKMDKKNKIVNEKN